GGCTTCCCAGTTTTCTTAAAGTATACAATAAATCCTTATCAAAAAAGCCTTTATAAGCAAGGCACACATAAAGTGCTGGTGCTGCGTGTCCTTTTGATAAAACAAACCTATCCTGATTATCATTTCTTGGGTTATTTGGATCTATATTTAAAACGCCACCAAAATAGAGTGTATTTAGGATATCGATCGAGCTTAAACTACCCCCGCTGTGTCCACTTTTGGCGGCATTGAGAGAAACTAGTATCGCTTTTCTTAGTGTTTTAGAAAACTCTTCTAATTCTTTTGTTTTCAATTTAAATCCTCCAATAATTTAAACATTGCAGGTATTGTAAATTCTTTTGGTATTATACAAGAATATCCAAATTTTTCTACTGCTTTTTGCGTAGTGGTACCAATACAAATAATATTTTTTTTAACACGCCCAGGATAGTCTTTAAAAGTATCTATTAAATACTTAAAAGCAAGCGGGCTGCTGACCAGTGCAAAATCAAAATCACAATCATAAGTATAATAGTCAATGTCTTTTGCCATAAGTGTTTGATATACTTCAAGCACTATCGCTTTTTCATCATAGACTCCATGTTCTTTTGGACAAACAACAAGCGTATCTTTTAAATCAAGCTCGCTTGATGTGTAAATTGATGGATGTTTCACGCTAAAGCCAAAGTTTTTTATGTATTCTGCCGTTTGCTTGCCCACCGCAAACAGTTCTTTGCCGCACAAAAAACTCATACCAGCTTTTTTAACAAAAAAGTCAAAAGCTCTTTTGCTTGAAAAAAACACGCGATCTATGCTTTTTTCTGGTAAATCAAAATCAAGTGCTTCAAACTCAAACACATTTACAGGACACATATTGTATGTATTTTCATATTGAATTGTATATTTAATTAAATCATCTTTATTTGCGCAAAACAATATTTTTGGAGCATTAGAAAAATTAATCACTTCGCTTTGCTTATAATGGCATCTTACAATAACCTCAGCTTTATTTATATCTTTTGTTTTATTGTGCGCTTTTAATAAAAACTTCCCTGGTATATTGCTTTCAAAATAAGCTAAT
This sequence is a window from Desulfurella sp.. Protein-coding genes within it:
- a CDS encoding uroporphyrinogen-III synthase, encoding MYRIHKEQFSLYIDCGIGLEFFPDIYKLAYFESNIPGKFLLKAHNKTKDINKAEVIVRCHYKQSEVINFSNAPKILFCANKDDLIKYTIQYENTYNMCPVNVFEFEALDFDLPEKSIDRVFFSSKRAFDFFVKKAGMSFLCGKELFAVGKQTAEYIKNFGFSVKHPSIYTSSELDLKDTLVVCPKEHGVYDEKAIVLEVYQTLMAKDIDYYTYDCDFDFALVSSPLAFKYLIDTFKDYPGRVKKNIICIGTTTQKAVEKFGYSCIIPKEFTIPAMFKLLEDLN